One genomic window of Psychrobacter cibarius includes the following:
- a CDS encoding SDR family oxidoreductase → MARLFAKLGYNLAICARRTDRLESLQSELMAAYPDIRVEYRALDVSDYDAIFDVFDAFATDFGHIDRVVVNAGVGDSRRIGKGRFDTNRRTVEINFVSALAQCEAAMNIFRAQNSGHLVVISSMSAMRGLPKHLTAYGASKAGLAHLAEGIRADMLLTKLPIKVSTIYPGYIRTEINENAKPLPFEVDADTGTKSIVAAIEAGVDEACVPSLPWSIVGQAMKHLPLQVVNKVN, encoded by the coding sequence ATGGCAAGATTGTTTGCCAAGCTTGGCTATAATTTGGCGATTTGCGCGCGTCGTACCGATCGTTTAGAAAGTCTACAATCAGAGTTAATGGCAGCGTATCCTGATATTCGTGTTGAATATCGAGCATTAGATGTCAGCGACTATGATGCCATATTCGATGTATTTGATGCGTTCGCAACTGACTTTGGTCATATCGATCGTGTGGTGGTCAATGCGGGCGTCGGGGATAGTCGCCGTATTGGTAAAGGGCGCTTCGATACCAACCGCCGCACCGTTGAGATTAATTTTGTCTCTGCGCTCGCGCAATGTGAAGCGGCGATGAATATATTCCGCGCACAAAACAGCGGTCATCTGGTGGTGATATCAAGCATGTCGGCAATGCGTGGACTGCCTAAGCATTTGACCGCTTATGGCGCAAGTAAGGCGGGTCTGGCTCATCTGGCAGAAGGCATTCGTGCTGATATGTTATTAACCAAATTGCCCATTAAAGTCTCGACCATTTATCCAGGTTATATCCGTACTGAAATTAATGAAAATGCCAAACCACTACCGTTTGAAGTGGATGCAGATACGGGCACCAAATCCATCGTTGCAGCGATTGAGGCTGGAGTCGACGAAGCTTGTGTACCAAGTCTACCGTGGTCGATTGTCGGTCAAGCAATGAAGCATTTGCCATTGCAAGTGGTCAATAAAGTCAATTAG
- a CDS encoding histidine phosphatase family protein: MTTILLARHGQASFGQENYDQLSELGGKQAQMLGQHYATTQRRIDAIFTGSLVRQQDSAHHFWQRYQSFVDSDISSKPAIDISAPDSYVLPQFDEFNHKDVFIKSNPAFMSKGAIAAEIAQAEVPSMRLAELFDAAMQRWHAGDNDSDYVESWSQFNERAKQALEQVRLQVANLNLERDSTVLVFTSGGIISAITAQLLQQGSSTAYQINKSLVNTGVTSITLKAQSTRLLSLNEYSHLFADGKRFVTWR; this comes from the coding sequence ATGACAACCATACTTTTGGCCCGTCATGGTCAAGCGTCATTTGGACAAGAGAATTACGATCAACTCTCAGAGCTGGGTGGCAAGCAAGCGCAGATGCTAGGTCAGCATTACGCGACGACTCAGCGTCGAATCGATGCGATTTTTACTGGTAGTTTGGTTAGACAGCAAGACTCTGCACATCATTTTTGGCAGCGTTATCAGTCATTTGTTGATAGCGATATCTCTAGTAAGCCTGCGATCGATATAAGTGCGCCGGATAGCTATGTACTGCCACAATTTGATGAATTTAATCATAAAGACGTGTTTATAAAGTCTAATCCTGCTTTTATGAGTAAAGGTGCTATTGCGGCTGAGATTGCGCAAGCAGAAGTGCCATCTATGCGTTTAGCGGAGTTGTTTGATGCTGCGATGCAGCGCTGGCATGCAGGTGACAATGACAGTGATTATGTTGAGAGCTGGTCACAATTTAATGAGCGGGCAAAACAAGCGCTTGAGCAAGTGCGTTTGCAAGTGGCTAATCTGAATTTAGAGCGTGATAGTACGGTACTGGTGTTTACTTCGGGCGGCATTATTTCGGCTATTACCGCGCAGTTATTGCAGCAGGGCAGCTCAACAGCCTATCAAATTAATAAAAGCTTGGTTAATACGGGCGTGACGTCTATTACTTTAAAAGCGCAGAGTACACGGCTATTGTCTTTAAATGAGTACAGTCACTTATTTGCTGATGGCAAACGCTTCGTGACGTGGCGATAA
- a CDS encoding AMP-binding protein, producing MTVDKPWLAQYPENVPKTINPDQYESLIELYEECFNRFRMHPMTICMGVTHTYGDVDKASLAVAAWLQAQGIPKGSVVALMMPNVPQYLPTMIGILRAGYVCTPVNPLYTGRELRHQLNDSGAQVIFVVDNFAQALEQVIEETDIKRIVLSKMGDMMGLKGILVNTVIRQVKRLVPKYNLNDPKYDVTKFPDVLKKGKNLPIQAPKTTLQQKAILQYTGGTTGLSKGAVLTQRNVVAAAMQSEAWYRPITSDINEVYINMVMALPLYHIFAFMLTLLGMRSGYTFILIPNPRDMPGFVKTLSKQPFHILPAVNTLFKGLLDQPTFKDLDFSSLRISQAGGMAATEQTAARWLEVTGCPMVEGWGMTEGVAAGTANVITDRKFNGTIGIPVPSVDIIVVDDEGNRVGLHQAGEMCIKGPNITSGYFNKDNSNDFTSDGYFRTGDIISMDEQGYITLLDRKKDMILVSGFNVFPNEIESVMLDYKGIIDCAVIGIPDDHQGEAVKIYIVPADNNVTKSDIKEFALDNLTGYKCPRHIEFVSELPKSNVGKILRQKLREKHMSDNPQTL from the coding sequence ATGACAGTAGATAAGCCTTGGCTGGCGCAATATCCAGAAAACGTACCCAAGACCATTAATCCTGATCAATATGAGAGCCTCATAGAGCTGTATGAGGAATGTTTCAATCGTTTTCGTATGCATCCTATGACTATTTGTATGGGTGTCACTCATACTTATGGTGATGTGGATAAAGCCTCACTGGCCGTTGCCGCATGGTTACAAGCGCAAGGCATTCCTAAAGGCAGTGTGGTCGCACTCATGATGCCAAACGTGCCGCAATATCTGCCAACGATGATTGGTATTTTGCGAGCGGGCTACGTTTGCACTCCAGTTAACCCACTTTACACTGGTCGTGAGCTGCGCCATCAATTAAATGATTCTGGTGCTCAGGTTATTTTTGTGGTTGATAACTTTGCTCAAGCACTCGAACAAGTCATTGAAGAAACCGACATCAAACGTATTGTCCTCTCGAAAATGGGCGATATGATGGGGCTAAAGGGTATTTTGGTTAATACGGTTATCCGTCAGGTCAAACGCTTAGTGCCTAAATATAACCTGAATGACCCTAAATACGATGTGACCAAGTTTCCTGATGTGCTGAAAAAAGGCAAAAACTTGCCTATCCAAGCACCAAAAACCACACTGCAACAAAAAGCAATTTTGCAATATACCGGTGGAACGACTGGTTTGTCGAAAGGCGCTGTTTTGACTCAGCGTAACGTCGTCGCCGCTGCGATGCAGTCAGAAGCTTGGTACCGCCCTATCACCTCAGATATTAATGAGGTCTATATCAATATGGTCATGGCGTTACCGCTTTATCATATTTTTGCCTTTATGCTGACCCTGTTAGGCATGCGCTCGGGTTACACCTTTATCTTGATTCCTAACCCACGCGATATGCCGGGTTTTGTTAAAACGCTGTCAAAACAGCCGTTCCATATATTGCCAGCAGTGAATACTTTGTTTAAAGGCTTACTTGACCAGCCAACCTTTAAAGATTTGGACTTTAGCTCACTACGCATCTCACAAGCAGGTGGTATGGCAGCAACTGAACAAACAGCGGCGCGCTGGTTAGAAGTTACTGGTTGCCCGATGGTCGAAGGTTGGGGTATGACTGAAGGGGTTGCAGCTGGTACCGCTAACGTCATCACTGATCGCAAGTTTAACGGTACGATTGGTATACCAGTCCCTAGCGTAGATATCATTGTCGTTGATGATGAAGGTAATCGTGTCGGCTTACATCAAGCTGGCGAGATGTGTATTAAAGGCCCAAACATTACCTCAGGCTATTTTAATAAAGACAATAGCAATGACTTTACCAGCGATGGTTACTTCCGTACTGGCGATATCATCAGTATGGATGAACAGGGCTATATCACTTTACTTGATCGCAAAAAAGATATGATTTTGGTTTCAGGCTTTAACGTCTTCCCAAATGAGATCGAGTCAGTCATGCTAGATTATAAAGGCATCATTGATTGCGCAGTGATCGGTATTCCTGATGACCACCAAGGCGAAGCAGTCAAAATTTATATCGTCCCTGCTGATAATAATGTTACCAAGAGTGATATTAAAGAATTTGCTTTGGACAATTTGACTGGTTATAAATGCCCACGTCATATCGAATTTGTCAGTGAGTTGCCAAAGAGTAATGTGGGTAAAATATTGCGTCAAAAGCTACGTGAAAAGCATATGTCCGATAACCCTCAAACCTTGTAG
- a CDS encoding acyl-CoA dehydrogenase family protein, which produces MFTATEHGQTMHAKVKAFIETHIEPIEAQFWADCHTQNPDGNWKNWQWPEKYESLRKQAREAGLWNLFLPDDTLGAGLSVTDYAPIAELTGRSLLAPYVFNCNAPDSGNMELLWRYGSEEQQDKWLTPILEGRTRSVFCMTEPDVASSDATNMQATAVVDGDEIIINGSKWWSSGLGDPAVDILIVMAYTPDENKDRHHQHSMVLVPAKTAGVNIERMLKVFGDYDAPHGHGEVSFDNVRVPVSHFIGGAGMGFEIAQGRLGPGRIHHCMRCIGAAEKSLELAVKRGMERTAFGKPLLQLGGNFERIAEARIKIDQARLLTLYAAQKMDAQGTKAALTEISAIKVVAPTVLQEVVDMAIQIHGGMGVCQDTMLPAFFAQARALRLADGPDEVHKTMIAKLELKRQGFSRSSKPVKA; this is translated from the coding sequence ATGTTTACCGCCACCGAACATGGTCAAACCATGCATGCCAAAGTCAAAGCATTTATCGAAACCCATATTGAGCCAATAGAAGCGCAGTTTTGGGCGGATTGTCATACGCAAAACCCAGACGGCAATTGGAAAAATTGGCAATGGCCAGAAAAATACGAGAGTTTGCGTAAACAAGCACGCGAAGCCGGTCTATGGAATTTATTTTTGCCAGATGACACGCTAGGGGCAGGGCTGTCGGTGACCGATTATGCACCGATTGCCGAGCTCACTGGACGCAGTTTATTAGCGCCTTATGTCTTTAACTGTAATGCCCCTGATAGCGGCAATATGGAGCTTTTATGGCGCTATGGTTCAGAGGAGCAGCAAGACAAATGGCTAACGCCAATCTTAGAAGGTAGAACGCGTTCGGTATTTTGTATGACTGAGCCTGATGTTGCCTCCAGTGATGCCACCAATATGCAGGCGACGGCTGTCGTCGATGGCGATGAGATTATCATCAATGGCAGTAAATGGTGGTCATCAGGTCTGGGTGACCCTGCGGTAGATATTTTGATTGTGATGGCGTATACGCCTGATGAGAATAAAGATCGTCATCATCAACATTCGATGGTATTGGTCCCAGCAAAGACAGCGGGTGTCAACATCGAGCGTATGCTCAAAGTCTTTGGCGATTATGATGCGCCGCACGGCCATGGTGAAGTCAGCTTTGATAATGTACGTGTGCCCGTCAGTCATTTTATTGGTGGAGCCGGTATGGGCTTTGAGATTGCGCAAGGTCGCCTAGGACCAGGTCGTATTCACCATTGCATGCGCTGTATTGGCGCTGCCGAAAAGTCGCTAGAGCTGGCTGTTAAGCGCGGCATGGAGCGTACCGCTTTTGGTAAGCCATTATTACAACTGGGTGGTAATTTTGAGCGTATCGCTGAGGCACGTATTAAGATTGACCAAGCGCGTTTATTGACACTATATGCAGCGCAAAAAATGGACGCGCAAGGCACAAAAGCAGCATTGACTGAAATCTCTGCTATTAAAGTGGTTGCGCCAACTGTGCTACAAGAAGTGGTTGATATGGCGATTCAGATTCATGGTGGCATGGGCGTTTGCCAAGATACGATGCTACCTGCATTCTTTGCCCAAGCTCGAGCGCTACGTTTAGCCGATGGTCCTGATGAAGTGCATAAAACGATGATTGCTAAGTTAGAATTAAAGCGTCAAGGTTTTAGCCGTTCCTCAAAGCCTGTGAAAGCCTAA
- the aspS gene encoding aspartate--tRNA ligase, with protein MTHSEYRDEYCGAVTESFIDQTISIVGWVHRRRDHGGVIFLDMRDRAGILQVVVDPDTPEAFATADAVRPEYVLKITGRVRQRYAGTENNNMTSGQIELLGKEIEVLAKSETPPFPLNDEKTTVSEDLRLKYRYLDMRRPQMQERMVFRAKATSAIRRYLDDHGFLDVETPILTRATPEGARDYLVPSRTRPGNFFALPQSPQLFKQLLMVSGFDRYYQIAKCFRDEDLRADRQPEFTQVDIETSFLNEEEIMNINEGLIKHLFKTMMDVEFEQFPRMTYAEAMRDYASDKPDLRIPLRLIDVADLMKDVDFKVFAGPANDPKGRVAALRIPGGASLSRKQIDAYTKFVSIYGARGLAYIKVNDASNINNGVDQESGLQSPIIKNMTDDVLVSLIERTGAESNDIIFFGADKASVVNDAIGALRQKIGLDLEMTTRQWAPLWVTDFPMFEQTDDGRWTSMHHPFTKPKGSVDELKNNPESALSIAYDMVLNGTEVGGGSLRINTFDMQQAVLDALGIGEQEAQDKFGFLLDALKFGAPPHGGLAFGLDRLIMLMVGADSIRDVIAFPKTKTAECPLTQAPAEVDSKQLRDLGIRVREKAQADTNKPAQ; from the coding sequence ATGACGCATAGCGAATATCGAGACGAATATTGCGGAGCCGTAACCGAAAGCTTCATCGATCAAACCATTAGTATCGTAGGCTGGGTACATCGTCGTCGCGATCACGGTGGCGTGATTTTTTTAGACATGCGTGACCGCGCTGGTATCTTGCAGGTCGTCGTTGACCCTGATACACCAGAAGCCTTTGCTACTGCTGATGCGGTCCGTCCTGAATATGTGCTAAAAATCACTGGTCGCGTACGTCAACGCTACGCGGGTACTGAAAACAATAATATGACCAGTGGTCAGATTGAGCTGTTGGGCAAAGAAATTGAAGTATTGGCGAAATCTGAAACACCGCCTTTCCCATTAAATGATGAGAAAACCACGGTATCAGAAGACTTGCGTTTGAAATACCGCTATCTTGATATGCGCCGTCCGCAAATGCAAGAGCGTATGGTTTTCCGTGCTAAAGCCACGTCAGCCATTCGTCGTTACTTAGATGACCATGGTTTCTTAGACGTTGAGACCCCTATCTTGACTCGTGCGACACCAGAAGGCGCGCGCGATTACCTTGTGCCATCACGCACACGCCCAGGTAACTTTTTCGCCTTGCCACAATCACCACAGTTATTCAAACAGCTGTTGATGGTGTCAGGTTTTGATCGTTATTATCAAATCGCAAAATGTTTCCGTGATGAAGATTTACGTGCGGATCGTCAGCCTGAATTTACCCAAGTGGATATTGAGACTTCTTTCTTAAACGAAGAAGAAATCATGAACATCAACGAAGGTTTGATTAAGCATTTATTCAAAACCATGATGGATGTTGAGTTTGAGCAATTCCCACGCATGACTTACGCTGAAGCAATGCGTGACTATGCCTCAGACAAGCCTGACTTACGTATTCCATTAAGACTAATCGACGTTGCTGATTTAATGAAAGACGTTGATTTTAAAGTATTTGCCGGTCCTGCTAACGATCCTAAAGGTCGCGTTGCTGCCCTACGAATTCCTGGTGGCGCGTCATTAAGCCGTAAGCAAATCGATGCTTATACCAAATTCGTTAGCATTTATGGTGCACGTGGTTTGGCGTATATCAAAGTCAACGATGCGAGCAATATCAACAACGGCGTTGACCAAGAATCTGGTCTTCAGTCTCCTATCATCAAAAATATGACCGATGACGTATTGGTAAGCTTGATTGAGCGTACTGGTGCAGAAAGCAACGATATTATTTTCTTTGGTGCGGATAAAGCCAGTGTCGTCAATGACGCAATCGGCGCATTACGTCAAAAAATTGGTCTAGACCTTGAGATGACTACTCGTCAGTGGGCGCCACTTTGGGTCACTGATTTCCCAATGTTTGAGCAAACGGACGATGGTCGTTGGACGTCAATGCATCACCCGTTTACTAAACCTAAAGGTTCTGTTGATGAATTGAAAAACAACCCAGAATCTGCCCTCTCTATCGCTTATGATATGGTATTGAACGGTACAGAAGTTGGCGGTGGTAGCTTACGTATCAATACCTTTGATATGCAGCAAGCGGTACTTGATGCTTTAGGTATCGGCGAGCAAGAAGCTCAAGACAAGTTTGGCTTCTTACTTGACGCCCTAAAATTCGGTGCGCCGCCGCATGGTGGCTTGGCCTTTGGTTTGGATCGTCTGATTATGCTCATGGTAGGCGCAGACTCTATCCGTGATGTTATCGCTTTCCCGAAAACCAAAACTGCTGAGTGCCCACTAACTCAAGCACCTGCTGAAGTCGATAGCAAGCAGCTACGTGATCTTGGTATCCGTGTGCGCGAAAAAGCACAGGCTGACACCAACAAACCTGCGCAATAA
- a CDS encoding phosphotransferase family protein — MATANQSNTTFKEVSNKLLDKGGEVREGEELDAKAVSSWLRAQGVDIEGEPTVTQFSGGASNWTYRLQYEGEGKSQDLILRRPPKGTKAKSAHDMVREYTVQKSLKDAYPYVPKMVALCTDESVIGADFYVMERMEGIIPRANLPKGIDLNEEQTRALCTNVIDALIELHQVDYKAHPDLVHLGRGEGYCERQVTGWDKRYVKAKTPNVPSFALVRQWLGKHTPADSKTCLIHNDWRFDNVILDAADPTKVIGVLDWEMATLGDPLMDLGSALAYWIEEDDNIIMQQSRRQPTHLKGMMTRDEVVAYYLEQTGLEIDNWTFYEVFGLFRLAGIVQQIYYRYYHKQTTNPAFKNFWIIVHVLHAKCLKLIAQYEGEALFTNRVQPHLQDMGVDAVMIEQLPSPIQAVIKGILPKSYFEQSAPKAEE, encoded by the coding sequence ATGGCAACTGCTAATCAAAGCAACACTACCTTCAAAGAAGTATCTAATAAATTACTAGATAAAGGCGGCGAGGTTCGTGAGGGCGAAGAGCTTGATGCCAAAGCGGTCAGCTCATGGCTACGTGCTCAAGGCGTCGATATAGAAGGCGAGCCTACCGTTACTCAATTTTCAGGTGGCGCATCAAACTGGACCTATCGTTTGCAATATGAAGGCGAAGGTAAAAGCCAAGATTTAATTTTACGCCGTCCACCAAAAGGCACCAAAGCCAAATCAGCACACGACATGGTGCGCGAATATACGGTTCAAAAATCCTTAAAAGATGCTTATCCTTATGTACCTAAAATGGTCGCGCTATGTACGGATGAGTCCGTCATCGGTGCAGACTTTTATGTCATGGAGCGTATGGAAGGTATCATTCCTCGTGCCAATTTGCCAAAAGGCATCGATTTAAATGAAGAGCAAACGCGTGCATTATGTACCAATGTTATTGATGCTTTGATTGAATTGCATCAAGTCGATTATAAAGCGCATCCTGATTTGGTCCATCTTGGACGCGGTGAAGGTTATTGCGAACGTCAAGTAACTGGCTGGGACAAGCGTTATGTCAAAGCCAAAACACCTAACGTCCCAAGTTTTGCCTTAGTCCGTCAATGGCTCGGTAAGCATACGCCTGCTGATAGTAAGACTTGCCTCATTCATAACGATTGGCGCTTTGATAATGTGATTTTGGATGCAGCAGATCCGACCAAGGTGATCGGCGTACTCGACTGGGAAATGGCGACCTTGGGCGATCCTTTGATGGATTTGGGCAGCGCATTGGCGTATTGGATTGAAGAAGATGACAACATCATTATGCAGCAGTCACGCCGTCAGCCCACCCATTTAAAAGGCATGATGACTCGCGATGAGGTGGTTGCTTATTATCTTGAGCAGACAGGTCTAGAGATAGACAACTGGACGTTTTATGAAGTGTTTGGGTTATTCCGTCTAGCGGGTATCGTTCAGCAGATTTATTACCGCTACTATCATAAACAAACGACCAATCCCGCCTTTAAAAATTTCTGGATTATTGTGCACGTATTACATGCCAAATGTCTTAAACTGATTGCTCAATATGAAGGTGAGGCACTATTTACTAACCGAGTACAGCCTCATCTACAGGATATGGGTGTTGATGCTGTGATGATTGAGCAGTTGCCAAGTCCTATACAGGCTGTTATTAAAGGTATTTTGCCAAAGAGCTATTTTGAACAAAGCGCACCTAAAGCTGAAGAGTAA
- the sohB gene encoding protease SohB yields MLFHPAKNPVELQVVHLNKSQEQRREDLMEATQGKAALKQFKKVMAKKAKQALKAKSKNKKKNSDNKSQVFVLDFDGDIKATAVKHLREEISTLISSANKGDEVVVRLESGGGLVHGYGLAAAQLARLKEAGLKLTVCVDKVAASGGYMMACVADNVVAAPFAIIGSIGVVSQLPNFHKWLKNHDVDYEMFTAGDYKRTVTMFGENDADDRAKYQEELEQTHELFKHFVNTYRPALDVAKVATGEHWYGEDALKLNLIDSLQTSDSYILERMEDNEVYALHSRQKPTLAEKLGLSQAAEATVNMAIDKLPDALARFDFNSRLNILK; encoded by the coding sequence ATGCTTTTTCACCCTGCTAAGAACCCTGTTGAGCTACAAGTTGTTCATCTAAATAAAAGCCAAGAACAACGCCGTGAAGACTTAATGGAGGCAACTCAAGGTAAAGCCGCGCTTAAGCAATTCAAAAAAGTAATGGCTAAAAAAGCCAAGCAAGCATTGAAAGCAAAAAGCAAAAATAAGAAAAAAAACAGTGATAATAAATCACAAGTTTTCGTTCTCGACTTTGACGGTGATATCAAAGCCACGGCAGTCAAGCATTTACGCGAAGAAATCAGCACATTAATCAGCAGCGCAAATAAAGGCGATGAAGTCGTGGTACGTCTTGAATCAGGCGGCGGCTTGGTTCATGGTTATGGTTTGGCAGCAGCGCAATTGGCACGTCTAAAAGAGGCTGGTTTAAAATTGACAGTCTGTGTCGATAAAGTCGCGGCCAGTGGCGGTTATATGATGGCTTGTGTGGCAGATAACGTAGTGGCTGCGCCATTTGCCATTATTGGCTCAATCGGTGTGGTATCACAGTTACCAAACTTTCATAAATGGCTAAAAAATCATGACGTCGATTATGAGATGTTTACCGCTGGTGACTATAAACGTACTGTCACTATGTTTGGTGAAAATGACGCTGACGACCGTGCCAAATACCAGGAAGAGCTTGAGCAAACGCATGAGTTATTCAAACATTTCGTGAACACGTATCGTCCAGCATTGGATGTCGCGAAAGTAGCAACAGGCGAGCATTGGTATGGCGAAGATGCACTAAAATTGAATTTAATTGACAGTCTGCAAACCTCAGACAGTTATATTTTAGAGCGTATGGAAGACAATGAAGTCTATGCGCTGCATTCACGTCAAAAGCCAACGCTGGCCGAGAAGTTGGGATTGTCACAAGCTGCCGAAGCAACGGTGAATATGGCTATTGATAAACTACCAGATGCGCTAGCACGTTTTGATTTTAATAGTCGGTTAAATATCCTAAAGTAG